Part of the Caulifigura coniformis genome, GAACTCCAGACGGTGCGCGGCGTTGTTGCCGAATCGGACTCCCGGGAAACGCGCCGGGGAACGCTGACAGCCGCGCTGCTCGATTGCGGCGACGACTTCGTGCGGGCCCTCTGGTTCAACGCCCCCTGGATGCGACAGAAAATGCAGCCCGGGTCACGCTGGCTCTTCTCCGGAAAACCGAAGAAGAAGGATGGCCGCTGGGAGTTCTCCCATCCCAGGCTGCAGCAACTTGGTGAAGAGGATGACGACGCCCACGGCGGCGTCGTGACCCGGTATGGTCTCACCGAGGGACTCCGCCTCCACGAGATGAAGCGTGTCGTCCATGCCGCCCTCGAGCAGGGAGGCGAATATGTTTCCGATCCGCTCCCGGCCCCGTTCGCCTCCGCGAATTCGTTGATCGCGCTGACAACCGCCGTCCGCCAGGTTCACGAACCGCGGTCCATGGCCGAGTATGAATCAGCTCGCCGGCGACTCCTGTTCGATGACCTGCTGGAGTTCCAGGTCGGCGTGGCCCTCCGTCGCCGGCTGTGGGGCCGTCGCTCCAATCCCCCGGTTCTTCCGGTCACGGCGAAAATTGATGCCCGCATCCGCCGGCTCTTTCCATTCCCGTTCACCAACGGGCAAAACGCCGCCATTCGCGACATCATCACCGACCTCCAGTCGGGACGTGCGATGCACCGCCTCCTGCAGGCTGATGTCGGCGCCGGAAAAACGGTCGTCGCGATCTACGCGATGCTCGTGGCGATCGCCGCGCAGCACCAGGCGGTGCTGATGGCCCCCACCGAGCTGCTCGCGATGCAGCACTGGCGAACGATCGACGGCTTCCTGGAGGGGAGCCGCGTGCGACGTGCCCTCCTCACCGGAAGTCTCACCGATTCCAAACGTCGCGACGTTCGCGAGCGTCTGGCGGCCGGGGAACTCGACCTCGTCATCGGCACGCAGGCCGTGATCCAGGAAGGCGTGAACTTCGCGAAGCTCGGCGTCGCCGTCATTGATGAGCAGCACAAATTCGGCGTGGCTCAGAGGTCCAGGTTCGCAGGGCAAAGCAGCATGGCGCCCCATGTGCTCGTCATGACGGCGACGCCGATTCCGCGCAGCCTCTGCCTCACGCAGTTTGGCGATCTCGACCTCACCAGCGTCACCGACCTCCCGCCCGGTCGCCAGAAGATCGTCACCTCGCGCGTGACCGCCCCGACCTCGCGCCGGAAAGCCTGGGAGTTCATTCGTGGACGGCTGCAGCAGGG contains:
- the recG gene encoding ATP-dependent DNA helicase RecG, coding for MSSSPAPHNDRTDAAAFPPGEGSPLQSPLRFLPGVGSARAALLEKLDLRTVDDVLWRLPRDVLDLTQVKSPVDLVEGELQTVRGVVAESDSRETRRGTLTAALLDCGDDFVRALWFNAPWMRQKMQPGSRWLFSGKPKKKDGRWEFSHPRLQQLGEEDDDAHGGVVTRYGLTEGLRLHEMKRVVHAALEQGGEYVSDPLPAPFASANSLIALTTAVRQVHEPRSMAEYESARRRLLFDDLLEFQVGVALRRRLWGRRSNPPVLPVTAKIDARIRRLFPFPFTNGQNAAIRDIITDLQSGRAMHRLLQADVGAGKTVVAIYAMLVAIAAQHQAVLMAPTELLAMQHWRTIDGFLEGSRVRRALLTGSLTDSKRRDVRERLAAGELDLVIGTQAVIQEGVNFAKLGVAVIDEQHKFGVAQRSRFAGQSSMAPHVLVMTATPIPRSLCLTQFGDLDLTSVTDLPPGRQKIVTSRVTAPTSRRKAWEFIRGRLQQGRQLYVVCPLIEGDEATGRAGAAHVFEQLQQSELAGVRLGLVHGQLDRDDRDERMEQFRHGELQGIVATTVIEVGVDVPNATLMVVLDAERFGLSQLHQLRGRIGRGSHQGYCFLFSESNAPDAVARLSALEATSSGFEIAEKDFELRGPGDVLGTRQHGELPLRSADLVRDRDLLEETRTAAMQLVESGEIDTAEFAPLKLIVLDRFAELMDLPRTG